Proteins found in one Colletes latitarsis isolate SP2378_abdomen chromosome 8, iyColLati1, whole genome shotgun sequence genomic segment:
- the Rrp40 gene encoding exosome complex component Rrp40, with amino-acid sequence MEVNLGDVIMPGDIVKEIAEVMKKETIVLGPGLRREVDTVYAYKAGILKKRDPAIYYVDCYQKRYVPNRGENVVGIITQKAGDIFKVDIGASEHASLSYLAFEGATKKNRPDVQIGDLVFAKLLVASKDMEAELVCVDSHGKEKNLGALTSDGMLFNCSLSLIRKILNPNFSLFNKLAHSQAFEVAAGMNGRIWVKARTIQETIAVANAILAAEYAAPSDIEKLCSNIEKTLLLTQSNNMDES; translated from the exons ATGGAAGTTAACTTAGGAGATGTAATAATGCCTGGAGATATTGTGAAGGAAATCGCAGAAGTTATGAAAAAGGAAACGATAGTTTTGGGGCCTGGACTTCGTCGTGAAGTTGATACAGTTTACGCGTACAAAGCAGGTATATTGAAGAAAAGAGATCCAGCCATATACTATGTGGATTGTTATCAGAAACG GTACGTACCAAATCGCGGAGAAAATGTAGTTGGTATAATAACACAAAAAGCAGGTGACATTTTTAAAGTAGATATAGGAGCCAGTGAACATGCATCTCTTTCATATCTTGCATTTGAAGGTGCAACTAAGAAAAATCGTCCTGATGTACAAATTGGTGATCTTGTTTTTGCCAAGCTTCTAGTTGCCAGTAAAGATATGGAAGCAGAACTTGTATGCGTAGATTCTCATGGCAAAGAAAAGAATTTAGGTGCTTTGACATCAGATGGCATGCTTTTTAATTGTTCTTTGAGCCTCATCAGAAAAATATTGAACCCCAATTTTTCATTGTTCAATAAGCTGGCACATAGTCAGGCATTTGAGGTAGCAGCTGGAATGAATGGTAGAATATGGGTTAAAGCAAGAACTATTCAAGAAACAATAGCAGTGGCAAATGCTATTTTAGCTGCAGAATATGCTGCACCTAGTGACATAGAAAAGCTATgttcaaatattgaaaaaaccTTACTTTTAACACAATCGAACAACATGGATGAATCATAA